Proteins encoded in a region of the Halarcobacter mediterraneus genome:
- a CDS encoding F0F1 ATP synthase subunit B gives MKKLLLLLGLALTPMVLAASEGAETDYDIVQRTVNFIIFAGILWYLLADKLKAFFAGRTASIQAELDKVQDTLKASQDKVEDAAKKLEEAKTLANEIVENAKVDVDSVKQRVSDAVDTEIANLEKSFDEKVRIETSKAKKQIVSEVLEELLNSDNVSLTQEELSNIVLKKVA, from the coding sequence TTGAAAAAATTACTACTATTATTAGGATTAGCTTTAACTCCTATGGTATTAGCTGCTAGTGAAGGTGCGGAAACTGATTACGATATTGTACAAAGAACCGTTAACTTTATTATTTTTGCTGGTATTTTATGGTATTTACTTGCTGATAAATTAAAAGCTTTTTTTGCTGGAAGAACTGCTTCAATTCAAGCTGAACTTGATAAAGTACAAGATACTTTAAAAGCTTCACAAGATAAAGTTGAAGATGCAGCAAAAAAACTAGAAGAGGCAAAAACTTTAGCAAATGAAATTGTTGAAAATGCTAAAGTTGATGTTGATTCTGTTAAGCAAAGAGTTTCAGATGCTGTAGATACTGAGATTGCAAATCTTGAAAAAAGTTTTGATGAGAAAGTAAGAATTGAAACATCAAAAGCAAAGAAACAAATTGTTTCTGAAGTACTAGAAGAATTATTAAATTCTGATAATGTTTCTTTAACTCAAGAAGAGTTATCAAACATTGTACTTAAGAAGGTTGCATAA
- a CDS encoding F0F1 ATP synthase subunit delta, protein MNDLIAKRYVKALLDGRNVDSAAAICNDLKTISSAFNEDKFLSIITSTEVKMEDKVELVLSFLNNCGNDLKNLVKLLGSKKRLEIIPDITSELESQIAKMNNSYTGIVYCNKELSTDYVSTIEKKFSEKFNVQLSLSQNVCDYDGIKVDIDSLGIEISFSKDRLKSQMIDHILKAV, encoded by the coding sequence ATGAATGATTTAATAGCAAAGAGATATGTAAAAGCATTATTAGATGGTAGAAATGTAGATTCTGCAGCTGCTATTTGTAATGATTTAAAAACAATATCTTCAGCATTTAATGAAGATAAATTTCTTTCAATTATTACTTCGACTGAAGTAAAAATGGAAGATAAGGTTGAATTAGTTTTATCATTTTTAAATAACTGTGGAAATGATTTGAAAAACCTTGTTAAATTATTAGGAAGTAAAAAAAGACTTGAAATAATTCCTGATATAACAAGTGAATTAGAATCGCAAATTGCAAAAATGAATAATTCATATACGGGTATAGTTTATTGTAATAAAGAATTATCAACTGATTATGTTTCAACTATTGAAAAAAAATTCAGTGAAAAATTTAATGTACAATTATCGCTATCACAAAATGTTTGTGATTATGATGGTATCAAAGTTGATATTGATAGTCTAGGTATTGAGATTTCATTCTCAAAAGATAGACTTAAGTCACAAATGATTGATCATATTTTAAAAGCAGTTTAG
- the atpA gene encoding F0F1 ATP synthase subunit alpha, translating into MGAKIQADEISSIIKERIDNFELNVDVNETGKIISFADGIAQVYGLKNVMAGELVEFENGERGLASNLEESAVGVVVLGSGEGLREGSSCKRLGKLLETPVGEGMVGRVVNALGEPIDGKGTIEAAESRFVEEKAPGIMARKSVHEPLQTGIKAIDALVPIGRGQRELIIGDRQTGKTTVAVDTILNQKGEDVVCIYVAIGQKSSSVANVVRTLEEGGAMDYTVVVNASASESSALQFLAPYTGVTIGEYFRDNAKHALIIYDDLSKHAVAYREMSLLLRRPPGREAFPGDVFYLHSRLLERAAKMSDENGAGSMTALPIIETQAGDVAAYIPTNVISITDGQIFLETNLFNSGIRPAINVGLSVSRVGGAAQIKATKQVAGTLKLSLAQYRELEAFAQFASDLDESTRKELELGQRMVEVLKQGVNKPLVIEKQIVIIYAGTKGYLNDVAVSDVVKYEEELHSFIEQKYANILDDIKSKKKLDDETESALKAALEEFKTVFNAK; encoded by the coding sequence ATGGGTGCAAAAATTCAAGCAGATGAAATCAGTTCTATCATAAAAGAAAGAATTGATAACTTTGAATTAAATGTAGACGTTAACGAGACAGGTAAAATCATTTCATTTGCAGATGGTATTGCTCAAGTTTACGGTCTTAAAAATGTAATGGCTGGGGAGCTAGTAGAATTTGAAAATGGTGAAAGAGGATTAGCATCAAACTTAGAGGAATCTGCAGTTGGTGTTGTTGTTCTTGGTTCTGGAGAAGGATTAAGAGAAGGTTCTTCTTGTAAAAGACTTGGAAAACTATTAGAAACACCAGTTGGTGAAGGAATGGTTGGAAGAGTTGTAAATGCACTTGGTGAACCAATTGATGGTAAAGGTACTATTGAAGCAGCTGAGTCAAGATTTGTTGAGGAAAAAGCTCCAGGAATCATGGCTAGAAAATCTGTTCATGAGCCATTACAAACTGGTATTAAGGCAATTGATGCACTAGTTCCAATAGGACGTGGGCAAAGAGAGCTTATTATTGGTGATAGACAAACTGGTAAAACAACTGTTGCAGTTGATACAATTCTTAACCAAAAAGGTGAAGATGTAGTTTGTATTTATGTTGCAATTGGTCAAAAATCATCTTCTGTAGCTAACGTTGTTAGAACTTTAGAAGAGGGTGGAGCAATGGATTATACTGTTGTAGTTAATGCATCAGCTTCTGAATCATCTGCACTTCAATTCTTAGCACCATATACAGGTGTTACAATTGGTGAGTATTTTAGAGATAACGCTAAACATGCTTTAATTATCTATGATGATTTATCTAAGCACGCAGTTGCATATAGAGAGATGTCTTTATTATTAAGAAGACCTCCAGGTAGAGAGGCATTCCCAGGGGATGTATTCTATCTACACTCAAGATTATTAGAAAGAGCTGCAAAAATGTCTGATGAAAATGGTGCTGGGTCTATGACTGCATTACCAATTATTGAGACACAAGCAGGTGATGTTGCTGCATATATTCCAACAAACGTTATTTCTATTACAGATGGTCAAATCTTCTTAGAAACAAACCTTTTTAACTCTGGTATTAGACCTGCAATTAACGTTGGTTTATCTGTATCAAGAGTTGGTGGTGCTGCACAAATTAAAGCTACTAAACAAGTTGCTGGTACATTAAAATTATCTCTTGCACAATATAGAGAGCTAGAAGCATTCGCACAATTCGCATCTGATTTAGATGAGTCTACAAGAAAAGAGCTTGAGCTTGGTCAAAGAATGGTTGAAGTACTTAAACAAGGTGTTAATAAACCATTAGTTATTGAAAAACAAATTGTTATTATCTATGCTGGTACAAAAGGTTATTTAAATGATGTTGCTGTATCTGATGTAGTTAAATACGAAGAAGAGTTACACTCATTCATTGAACAAAAATATGCAAATATTTTAGATGATATTAAATCTAAGAAAAAATTAGATGATGAGACTGAGTCAGCATTAAAAGCTGCATTAGAAGAGT